In a single window of the Gracilimonas sp. genome:
- the folD gene encoding bifunctional methylenetetrahydrofolate dehydrogenase/methenyltetrahydrofolate cyclohydrolase FolD, which translates to MSAEIIDGKQVAELVRNRVREDVEDWKAKGNRAPFLQVILVGDDPASKVYTGAKTRACEDVGIETHTEILQDTISAKELKSIIHKYNQDDSVDGILVQLPLPSHLSSHDVIESIDHRKDVDGFHPMNVGRLTVDQPCFRSCTPAGIMELFKHYSIPVKAKHAVVVGASNIVGSPMAIMLSRENSSGKATTTICHKYTKDLTQHTISADILIAAAGQPHLIKAEMIKEGAVIIDVGINRIADETTEKGYKLVGDVDFESVRKKASWITPVPGGVGPMTVAMLMKNTLLAAKKSIYPE; encoded by the coding sequence ATGAGTGCAGAGATTATCGATGGTAAACAAGTAGCAGAATTAGTCCGAAACCGGGTCCGCGAGGATGTGGAAGACTGGAAAGCAAAGGGAAACAGGGCTCCATTTCTTCAGGTGATTTTGGTTGGAGATGATCCCGCTTCCAAAGTGTATACCGGTGCCAAAACCAGGGCATGTGAGGATGTGGGTATCGAAACTCATACCGAGATCCTGCAAGACACTATCTCAGCAAAAGAACTTAAATCCATCATTCATAAATATAACCAGGACGATTCAGTAGACGGGATACTGGTTCAGCTTCCGTTGCCTTCTCATTTGTCCTCCCATGATGTGATTGAAAGCATAGATCACCGGAAAGATGTAGATGGATTTCACCCCATGAATGTAGGACGATTAACGGTAGATCAGCCTTGTTTCCGCAGCTGCACTCCGGCAGGAATCATGGAGCTTTTCAAGCATTATAGCATTCCGGTAAAAGCCAAACATGCCGTGGTAGTGGGAGCCAGTAATATTGTAGGTTCACCAATGGCCATCATGCTATCCCGGGAGAATTCATCCGGAAAGGCCACAACAACCATTTGTCATAAATACACCAAAGACCTAACCCAGCATACCATTTCAGCTGATATTCTGATTGCAGCAGCGGGGCAGCCTCATCTTATTAAGGCGGAGATGATCAAAGAAGGAGCAGTAATTATTGATGTGGGAATTAACCGCATTGCCGATGAGACCACCGAAAAAGGTTATAAACTGGTTGGTGACGTTGATTTCGAATCCGTAAGGAAAAAAGCCAGCTGGATTACTCCTGTTCCTGGTGGTGTAGGTCCTATGACGGTTGCCATGCTTATGAAGAATACGCTTCTGGCCGCGAAAAAGAGTATTTATCCGGAGTAA
- the dacB gene encoding D-alanyl-D-alanine carboxypeptidase/D-alanyl-D-alanine-endopeptidase: MKLPFRIALILLLALLAELTHAQNIQSIIDQAPNQEAFWAVTVRDESGKVLESLNSEKIIVPASNQKLITTAAFLEYFGSDYRFQTNLYGDGELVGNTWKGNLIFKGSGDPSISGDLYDEDRYHVFRKFLNQLKKEGIEQIDGVLMADVGLFDEQYYPKGWDWYDFSFYYGVQISPLSFNNNAVDLEVFAEGEIGDTPRITWFPDSTDYVNFKNQQVITHPATEYDEYYRRGMGGNQIVLGSSLPRDYYEDESLSIDNPPMFFLDSFKNYLNDNGIIFNGPIAFSNQSFDYDTSKVVASHKSKPLSELVDWINKESDNFYTEMLLKTLSAKAGNQPGSFEHGIKQVRNFIADLGIDTTYVQMNDGSGMAGGNFNKTSILSDMLVKMQNHSEFGAYFNSMSVAGIDGTLAYRMKGTPLYNNFKGKSGFVTGVRTLSGYFEAKSGKNLIVSLATNNFISEKVRPIDAVHEQILMYLYEKY, translated from the coding sequence ATGAAGCTTCCGTTCCGCATTGCACTTATTCTGCTGCTCGCACTATTGGCGGAATTAACCCATGCTCAAAATATTCAGTCAATCATTGACCAAGCTCCAAATCAGGAAGCATTTTGGGCGGTTACCGTACGTGATGAGAGCGGTAAAGTGTTGGAAAGCCTTAATTCCGAAAAAATTATCGTTCCTGCATCCAATCAAAAGTTAATCACTACTGCAGCATTTCTTGAATATTTTGGATCAGATTACCGTTTTCAGACCAATTTGTATGGAGATGGGGAGCTTGTAGGTAATACCTGGAAGGGAAATCTGATTTTTAAAGGTAGTGGTGACCCATCCATAAGTGGTGATTTGTATGATGAGGATCGCTACCATGTGTTCAGAAAGTTTTTGAATCAGCTTAAAAAGGAAGGAATTGAACAAATTGACGGGGTGCTTATGGCCGATGTTGGGTTGTTTGACGAACAGTATTACCCTAAAGGGTGGGACTGGTACGACTTTTCTTTTTACTACGGAGTTCAAATCAGCCCGCTTTCTTTTAATAACAATGCCGTGGATCTGGAAGTGTTTGCTGAAGGAGAAATTGGAGATACTCCCCGTATTACATGGTTTCCTGACAGCACCGATTATGTGAATTTTAAAAATCAACAGGTGATTACCCATCCTGCCACTGAATACGATGAATACTACCGACGGGGAATGGGAGGGAACCAAATTGTATTGGGAAGTAGCCTGCCCCGGGATTATTACGAAGATGAGTCTCTTTCGATTGATAATCCCCCCATGTTTTTTCTGGATTCCTTTAAAAATTATCTGAATGACAATGGAATCATTTTTAATGGCCCGATAGCGTTCTCAAATCAATCTTTCGATTACGATACTTCAAAGGTAGTAGCAAGTCATAAGTCTAAACCTCTTTCAGAACTTGTTGACTGGATCAATAAAGAGAGCGATAATTTTTACACCGAAATGTTGCTTAAAACTCTTTCTGCTAAAGCCGGAAATCAGCCTGGGTCCTTTGAACATGGGATTAAACAGGTGCGGAATTTTATAGCAGATCTGGGTATTGATACCACATACGTTCAGATGAATGATGGTTCAGGAATGGCCGGAGGTAATTTCAACAAGACAAGCATTCTTTCAGACATGTTGGTTAAAATGCAGAATCATTCGGAGTTTGGGGCCTACTTCAATAGTATGTCGGTTGCGGGTATTGATGGTACGCTAGCCTATCGGATGAAAGGGACACCTCTGTACAACAACTTTAAAGGGAAATCCGGATTTGTAACCGGAGTAAGAACACTCAGTGGTTACTTTGAGGCAAAATCGGGAAAAAATCTCATTGTAAGCCTGGCAACCAATAACTTTATCTCCGAAAAAGTACGCCCAATTGATGCCGTTCACGAGCAGATTTTGATGTATCTGTATGAAAAATATTGA
- a CDS encoding four helix bundle protein, whose product MAFKFEKLETWQLAINLADEIYHLIEDLPDSEKFNLKSQVQRAVTSISLNIAEGSTGQTDPEQIRFIGYAHRSLMEVVACLILMKKRAYIDEEKFKALYKDSEKLSAKLSAMKNYLKSNNQANDFDESYEIE is encoded by the coding sequence ATGGCTTTTAAGTTTGAGAAACTGGAAACTTGGCAATTGGCTATTAATTTGGCTGATGAAATTTATCATTTGATAGAAGACTTGCCTGATTCCGAAAAGTTTAATCTAAAATCTCAAGTTCAACGTGCTGTAACTTCTATTTCATTGAATATAGCTGAGGGTTCAACGGGTCAAACTGACCCTGAACAAATTAGATTTATTGGTTATGCTCATCGCTCTCTAATGGAGGTAGTTGCTTGTTTGATTCTTATGAAAAAGAGAGCTTATATAGATGAAGAAAAGTTTAAAGCTCTGTATAAAGATTCAGAAAAACTCTCAGCAAAATTATCAGCAATGAAGAATTATCTTAAAAGTAATAATCAGGCAAATGACTTTGACGAAAGCTACGAAATTGAATAA
- a CDS encoding PTS sugar transporter subunit IIA: MNLFSLLDQATVLPNFVVGSKKELINALVDTLEEKLESKEQLEQVRKAVFEREKIMSTGVGKGLAIPHAKTKAVENNLAAFALLKEPLDFDSIDNEPVRLVFLLVGPESNNSQHIKLLSRISRLMNSGSFRETILNCSSTDEILNAFQGEEEKYFVS, from the coding sequence ATGAATTTATTTTCGCTGTTAGATCAAGCCACGGTTCTTCCCAACTTTGTAGTTGGCTCCAAAAAAGAACTCATAAACGCTCTTGTAGATACTTTAGAGGAAAAATTGGAGTCCAAAGAACAATTGGAACAGGTGAGAAAAGCCGTATTTGAACGTGAAAAAATCATGAGTACAGGAGTGGGTAAGGGGCTTGCTATTCCGCACGCAAAAACAAAAGCAGTAGAAAACAATCTGGCTGCTTTTGCTCTTCTTAAAGAGCCTCTCGACTTTGATTCAATTGATAATGAACCTGTACGGTTGGTCTTTCTGTTGGTAGGCCCGGAATCAAATAATAGTCAGCATATTAAATTGTTGAGCAGGATTTCAAGGTTGATGAACAGTGGTTCTTTTCGTGAAACTATCCTGAACTGCAGTTCCACTGACGAGATTTTGAATGCGTTTCAGGGTGAAGAAGAAAAATATTTTGTAAGCTAA
- a CDS encoding sigma-54 dependent transcriptional regulator, which produces MPEKKAHILITDDEKAIRNTLEEILQYENYVVSTAESGQLALDFIAKNDVDLMFLDIKMQGMDGLETLKKIREAGHEFPVIMISGHGTIEIAVEATKMGAYDFLEKPPDLNRLLISVRNALSQQNLAKEYKQIKKKLPKVQEIIGESKAISQIKSLIDKVAPTQSRVLITGENGTGKELVAKWIHEKSPRSSGPFVEVNCAAIPSDLLESELFGHEKGAFTGASDQRIGKFEQADGGTLFLDEIGDMSLEAQAKVLRALQENRISRVGGNEAISVDVRILAATNKNLEEEIDEGNFREDLFHRISVIPIKVPALRERKEDIPLIANACLSNLKDRDISFSSVSFSDDGLKSLMEKEWSGNVRELQNAVERLGILSSDDEITREIVNDVLKTRDLKAEDLGKLADETEDFQDFKETAERLFLVKQLEKNDWNVSQTAESIGIQRSHMYNKMKKYNIER; this is translated from the coding sequence ATGCCCGAAAAGAAAGCACATATCTTGATAACGGATGACGAAAAAGCCATCCGTAATACGCTGGAAGAAATTCTACAGTATGAAAACTATGTTGTTTCCACGGCCGAAAGCGGTCAGCTCGCTTTAGATTTTATAGCTAAGAATGATGTCGATCTTATGTTTCTTGATATTAAGATGCAGGGGATGGACGGGCTTGAAACACTAAAAAAAATTCGGGAAGCCGGTCATGAATTTCCGGTTATCATGATTTCTGGTCATGGAACCATTGAAATTGCCGTTGAAGCTACCAAAATGGGCGCTTACGATTTCCTGGAGAAACCACCTGATCTAAATAGATTATTAATATCTGTAAGAAATGCACTCTCTCAGCAAAATCTAGCGAAAGAGTATAAACAGATTAAGAAGAAGCTGCCTAAAGTGCAGGAGATCATCGGGGAGAGTAAAGCCATTTCACAAATAAAGTCTTTGATTGATAAGGTTGCTCCCACACAATCACGTGTTTTGATTACCGGAGAAAATGGAACTGGTAAAGAGCTGGTGGCAAAATGGATTCACGAAAAAAGTCCGCGCAGTTCAGGACCATTTGTAGAAGTGAACTGCGCCGCTATTCCGTCTGACTTACTGGAGAGCGAATTATTTGGCCACGAAAAAGGAGCATTTACCGGTGCATCAGATCAACGGATAGGAAAGTTTGAACAAGCTGACGGAGGCACGCTTTTTCTGGATGAGATCGGAGACATGAGCCTTGAAGCCCAGGCAAAAGTACTTCGGGCTTTACAGGAAAATAGGATTAGCCGGGTCGGTGGCAATGAAGCTATTTCCGTTGATGTGAGAATTCTTGCAGCCACAAATAAAAACCTGGAAGAAGAGATCGATGAAGGAAATTTTCGGGAAGACTTATTTCACCGGATTAGTGTCATCCCCATTAAAGTGCCGGCTCTCAGAGAAAGGAAGGAAGATATCCCGCTCATTGCCAACGCCTGTTTGAGTAATCTGAAAGACCGGGATATAAGCTTTTCTTCCGTTTCTTTTAGCGATGATGGACTTAAATCGCTTATGGAAAAAGAGTGGAGCGGAAATGTAAGAGAACTCCAAAATGCTGTTGAACGGCTCGGTATTTTATCCTCCGACGATGAAATAACCAGGGAAATTGTGAATGATGTGCTCAAAACAAGAGATTTAAAAGCAGAAGATTTGGGCAAACTGGCCGATGAGACAGAAGATTTTCAGGATTTCAAGGAAACGGCAGAACGCTTATTTTTGGTAAAGCAGTTGGAAAAGAACGACTGGAATGTTTCCCAGACGGCTGAGAGTATCGGCATCCAGCGAAGCCACATGTACAATAAAATGAAAAAGTATAATATAGAGCGATAG
- a CDS encoding biopolymer transporter ExbD — protein sequence MLFSKPFRSVAKINGSSLADIAFLLLIFFLVTTTINVDTGIGLTLPHPLNDTKQEIKERNLMKILVNAEGEVMMDNKKVQVSEIKNTLKSFINNFGENREYSESPQMAIVSLMTVRETPYKVYIDMLDEVMGAYDELRNEKAIKSYGRSYPTLNDSERKYIKESYPKKISIAEKDSR from the coding sequence ATGCTCTTCTCTAAGCCTTTTCGATCAGTAGCTAAAATAAATGGATCTTCACTTGCCGACATAGCCTTTTTATTACTCATCTTTTTCCTGGTTACAACAACTATCAATGTTGACACAGGAATAGGTTTAACCCTGCCCCACCCGCTTAATGACACTAAACAGGAAATTAAAGAACGGAACCTGATGAAAATTCTGGTTAATGCTGAGGGTGAGGTAATGATGGATAATAAGAAGGTTCAGGTTAGCGAAATAAAAAACACCCTGAAAAGCTTCATCAATAATTTTGGAGAAAACCGGGAATATTCCGAGTCCCCTCAAATGGCCATCGTCTCACTAATGACTGTAAGGGAAACTCCCTATAAGGTTTATATCGACATGCTGGACGAGGTTATGGGCGCCTATGATGAACTCAGAAATGAAAAAGCTATAAAAAGTTATGGAAGGTCTTACCCAACATTGAATGACTCAGAAAGAAAATACATCAAAGAAAGTTATCCCAAAAAGATCTCCATTGCTGAGAAAGATAGCCGTTAA
- a CDS encoding heme exporter protein CcmB: protein MDWIRSTLTILKKDLQIELRTRFAFNMVLAFVAAAMLLVLFTLRADQLEPGPKSGLVWIIILFAALSALSRSFIAETDKKTFDLLRIYAEGTTVYTGKLLYNFLFTLLINIATFMGYIFLMGLEIQSWPAFLVMLFIGTAGLSGVATMTAAVVSQADRKGAIFSVLSIPLFMPLVLLLADISKTAFISGGDGSMNNVAALVGFAGATITAGILLFDYIWEE, encoded by the coding sequence ATGGACTGGATCCGGAGTACACTCACTATTTTAAAGAAAGACCTGCAGATTGAACTGCGCACCCGTTTTGCCTTCAATATGGTATTGGCATTCGTGGCTGCGGCTATGCTTCTGGTTCTTTTCACCCTTCGGGCCGATCAGCTTGAACCTGGCCCTAAATCTGGTTTGGTATGGATTATCATTCTGTTTGCAGCACTTTCTGCTCTGAGCCGTAGTTTTATCGCAGAGACTGATAAAAAAACTTTTGACCTGCTTCGTATCTATGCAGAGGGAACCACGGTTTATACCGGAAAACTGCTTTACAATTTTCTTTTTACTCTCCTGATAAATATCGCCACCTTTATGGGTTATATTTTCCTCATGGGTTTAGAAATTCAATCCTGGCCAGCTTTTTTAGTTATGCTTTTTATAGGTACTGCAGGCTTATCAGGGGTGGCAACCATGACAGCAGCTGTAGTTTCACAAGCCGATCGCAAAGGAGCAATTTTCTCCGTACTCAGTATACCGCTATTTATGCCGCTGGTGCTTTTACTGGCCGACATAAGTAAAACCGCCTTTATTAGTGGCGGAGACGGCTCTATGAACAACGTAGCGGCTCTGGTCGGATTTGCAGGCGCCACCATAACCGCTGGCATTTTACTTTTTGATTACATTTGGGAAGAATGA
- the guaB gene encoding IMP dehydrogenase, giving the protein MYKMNDSSPFERITRQGLTYDDVLLVPNFSQVLPRDVDTTVQLTPTLKLNVPIISAAMDTVSEYRLAIALAREGGIAMLHKNMSIEDQAEHVRLVKRSESGMIVDPVTLKEGATVREARALMKKQKIGGIPIVDDTGILVGIVTNRDLRFESELNKKLGDIMTYEDLITAKEGTNLKQAEQILQHYKVEKLPIVDANNKLVGLITFKDIEKKMNFPNACKDEMGRLRVGAAVGVTADTMDRVDALVAASVDAITVDTAHGHSKGVLETIKKIKEAYPDLNVIGGNIATKAAAEALAEAGADVVKVGVGPGSICTTRVVTGVGVPQLSAVMEVAEFTRKKGIGLIADGGIKQTGDIPKAIAGGADAVMMGSMFAGVDESPGETIIYESRKYKSYRGMGSISAMNKGSKDRYFQDVEDDISKLVPEGIEGRVPFKGYLSEVVHQMSGGLRAAMGYAGAANIEDMKKAEFVQISAASYRESHPHSVQITKEAPNYSVS; this is encoded by the coding sequence ATGTACAAAATGAATGATTCTTCCCCTTTCGAACGCATTACGCGACAGGGACTTACGTACGATGACGTACTTTTGGTCCCTAATTTTTCTCAGGTTCTCCCACGCGATGTAGATACAACGGTTCAGCTTACGCCCACGCTGAAACTCAACGTTCCGATTATCAGTGCAGCTATGGATACAGTTTCAGAGTATCGATTAGCCATTGCTTTAGCTCGAGAAGGCGGTATCGCGATGCTTCATAAGAATATGAGCATCGAAGATCAGGCCGAGCATGTCCGGCTCGTGAAAAGAAGTGAGAGCGGTATGATTGTTGATCCGGTTACCCTGAAAGAAGGAGCAACAGTCCGGGAAGCCCGTGCTCTGATGAAGAAGCAGAAAATTGGAGGCATACCTATTGTTGACGATACCGGAATTTTGGTAGGTATTGTAACCAATCGAGACCTCCGGTTTGAATCTGAGCTGAATAAAAAGCTCGGGGATATAATGACCTATGAAGACCTGATCACGGCAAAAGAAGGAACAAACTTAAAGCAGGCAGAGCAGATCCTTCAGCATTATAAAGTTGAGAAGCTTCCTATTGTAGATGCAAATAATAAGCTGGTTGGGCTTATTACCTTCAAGGATATAGAAAAGAAGATGAACTTCCCCAATGCTTGTAAAGATGAGATGGGAAGATTGAGAGTTGGGGCAGCAGTGGGAGTTACAGCAGATACCATGGATCGGGTGGATGCACTGGTGGCGGCCAGCGTGGATGCCATAACTGTAGATACCGCACACGGACATTCCAAAGGTGTACTCGAAACAATCAAAAAAATTAAGGAAGCTTATCCTGACCTCAATGTGATTGGTGGAAATATTGCTACCAAAGCTGCGGCAGAAGCTCTGGCAGAAGCAGGTGCTGATGTGGTAAAAGTAGGTGTTGGGCCAGGCTCAATTTGTACAACACGGGTGGTAACTGGTGTAGGAGTTCCACAATTAAGTGCAGTTATGGAGGTGGCCGAGTTTACCCGCAAAAAAGGAATTGGCTTAATCGCTGATGGTGGTATCAAACAAACTGGTGATATCCCTAAAGCTATTGCAGGAGGCGCCGATGCCGTTATGATGGGTTCGATGTTTGCAGGGGTAGATGAAAGTCCTGGAGAGACGATTATTTATGAATCCCGTAAGTACAAATCCTATCGTGGAATGGGCAGTATCAGTGCTATGAACAAAGGCTCTAAAGACCGCTACTTCCAGGATGTGGAAGATGATATCAGCAAGCTGGTTCCCGAAGGTATTGAAGGCCGGGTACCATTTAAAGGATATCTGAGTGAAGTAGTTCATCAAATGTCTGGCGGACTAAGAGCTGCTATGGGTTATGCTGGCGCTGCTAATATCGAAGACATGAAAAAAGCTGAGTTTGTACAGATTTCAGCGGCATCTTATCGTGAAAGTCACCCGCATTCGGTTCAGATTACGAAGGAAGCACCGAATTACTCGGTTTCCTGA
- a CDS encoding glycosyltransferase — translation MKNVLFIVYYFPPMGGSGVQRPFKFAKYLKEFGWNPIVLCPEPGAYHTFDDSLEEELQSLNIEVHRVEANTPFHRVGQSPRKVKVPGTIAKVLRWLSTFFYIPDNKKSWIEPGLEKALTLFKEKEIDAVFASGPPHSNLMLAQRLKEQTGLPTIMDLRDDWVESHLINYPTALHKNKMQQLEIDTLTKADTLLTINAEIAGSIKSRVLKDVEVIGHGYDPEDFESAEEMASGSLHKLKFLYSGTFYPESRPDSFLKAVYKLIENEPELKNRLELQFQGGLNAQHWKLINDLGLSSMVLDFGYVNHDLAVKNLMNADVLWLNIGQKKNPEIISLGKTSEYFATKKPILGLVPEGSAKEMLLDYGKAFLADPYDVAEIKEQLMNIIECYENDSWPEYSEQVVESYNRRILTGKLATILNKISTQ, via the coding sequence ATGAAAAACGTACTCTTCATCGTCTATTATTTTCCTCCGATGGGAGGGAGCGGAGTTCAAAGACCTTTCAAGTTTGCTAAGTATTTGAAAGAGTTTGGATGGAATCCCATTGTTTTATGTCCGGAGCCGGGAGCTTATCACACATTCGATGACTCTCTTGAGGAAGAATTACAGTCTTTGAACATAGAAGTTCACAGGGTAGAAGCAAATACTCCATTTCACCGGGTCGGACAGAGTCCCAGAAAAGTAAAAGTGCCAGGTACAATTGCAAAAGTTCTGCGCTGGCTGTCAACTTTTTTCTATATACCAGACAACAAAAAAAGCTGGATTGAACCGGGATTAGAGAAGGCGCTTACACTCTTTAAAGAGAAAGAAATAGATGCTGTTTTTGCCAGCGGACCTCCGCATAGTAATTTGATGCTTGCCCAAAGACTAAAGGAACAGACTGGCTTGCCAACCATTATGGACTTGAGGGATGACTGGGTTGAGAGTCATTTGATTAATTACCCCACAGCCCTGCATAAGAATAAAATGCAACAGCTGGAAATTGATACGCTAACAAAAGCTGACACCCTGCTAACTATCAATGCTGAAATTGCGGGAAGCATAAAGTCACGGGTGCTAAAAGATGTTGAAGTCATAGGTCATGGGTACGATCCTGAAGATTTTGAATCAGCAGAAGAGATGGCCTCCGGTTCACTCCATAAACTGAAGTTCTTATATAGTGGCACTTTTTATCCTGAAAGCCGGCCAGATTCTTTTCTAAAAGCAGTATATAAGTTGATTGAGAATGAGCCGGAGCTAAAGAATAGGCTCGAACTTCAATTCCAGGGAGGATTAAATGCACAACACTGGAAGTTGATAAATGATCTGGGTTTGTCTTCTATGGTTCTGGATTTCGGGTACGTGAATCATGATTTGGCCGTAAAGAATTTAATGAATGCGGATGTGTTATGGCTGAATATCGGGCAAAAGAAAAACCCCGAAATCATTTCTCTGGGAAAAACCAGTGAATATTTTGCAACAAAAAAGCCAATTCTTGGTCTTGTACCTGAAGGGAGTGCTAAAGAGATGCTGCTTGATTATGGTAAAGCGTTTTTAGCAGATCCATATGATGTGGCAGAAATCAAGGAACAGCTGATGAATATCATAGAATGTTATGAAAATGATAGCTGGCCTGAATACTCGGAACAAGTGGTGGAATCCTATAACCGAAGAATTTTAACAGGAAAATTAGCCACTATTCTGAATAAAATTTCTACTCAATAA
- a CDS encoding M23 family metallopeptidase codes for MIDLLKKLFEQRQKKITVILLDDSKPDEDNSYRVYPNGLFGMILGISTVFAIFVALVFMLTPLGGLLYSTDDAEIRAQIMDVTEKAIALEDSLRQRDLQLREMKNIIRLSIDTTLAMDQRFDNFFDPNDPFQNSDFINFEQTGSFDRLSQNEVLFSNVSKAAPDFPARYPVQGSLTRGYLPDDEHYGLDIATKNNEPVINIADGSVFNSSWTINNGYVISVQHSEGVVTTYKHLSKLNKKEGDLVLKGDILGEIGNAGVLSTGPHLHFEIWKNGVPQNPEVYLIK; via the coding sequence ATGATTGATCTGCTTAAAAAATTATTTGAACAGCGACAGAAGAAAATTACTGTCATTTTGCTGGATGACTCCAAGCCCGATGAGGATAATTCTTACAGGGTTTATCCCAATGGGTTGTTTGGAATGATACTGGGTATTTCTACGGTATTCGCCATTTTCGTAGCTTTGGTGTTTATGTTAACTCCATTAGGAGGATTATTATATAGCACTGATGATGCTGAAATTCGCGCACAGATTATGGATGTAACAGAAAAAGCTATTGCCCTGGAAGATTCTCTTCGCCAGCGTGATTTGCAGCTGAGGGAAATGAAGAATATCATACGGTTGAGCATTGATACCACGCTGGCGATGGATCAGCGCTTTGATAATTTTTTCGATCCCAATGATCCTTTTCAAAACTCAGATTTTATAAATTTCGAGCAAACAGGTTCATTCGATCGGCTTAGCCAGAACGAAGTGTTATTTTCAAATGTGTCTAAGGCGGCACCGGATTTTCCAGCCAGGTACCCGGTACAGGGATCCTTAACCCGTGGCTATTTACCTGATGACGAACATTATGGATTAGATATTGCCACAAAAAATAACGAACCCGTTATCAATATTGCTGATGGGTCCGTTTTTAATAGTAGTTGGACAATTAATAATGGATATGTAATATCCGTGCAACACAGTGAAGGTGTGGTTACAACTTATAAGCACCTTTCGAAATTAAATAAGAAGGAAGGCGACCTTGTTTTAAAAGGTGATATTCTGGGCGAAATTGGAAACGCCGGAGTGTTAAGTACAGGGCCGCATCTCCATTTTGAGATTTGGAAGAATGGAGTACCTCAAAATCCGGAAGTCTATTTAATCAAATAA
- a CDS encoding DNA polymerase III subunit delta' C-terminal domain-containing protein: MNIKFGNRRIIGQSRAKEQVERMLSSERISHAYLLSGPSGVGKTAFALAFAEAINGIDHLSDLGEHKTSKKSSWFTHPDIHVFIPKPTSAKTEELRDRLELLSKDPYEIIDFSQRPSLDDESSKNLQAFYPIDYFRDDIRPIAKLKPNEGNRAVIILTQVETMRKETANAFLKLLEEPSDRLMFILTTESYESLLPTITSRCQHIPLGALKDKEVEQGLIEVDGLEPDAAAYLARVSNGNYAMTRFFDVSKLKENRESVVEYLRMAFSQDANGLSTLVQDWQSSHNIEGLIAMTNLIEMYIRDLMVYRETGNKKFVTNIDQLESIQKFVKALDDARLEEMITHLDEFRPALRQNVNPKLIFIVLALRFSTLMRGLDPVIPDEENWKHVPAFVE; the protein is encoded by the coding sequence ATGAACATTAAATTCGGAAATCGAAGAATAATAGGACAAAGCCGAGCTAAAGAGCAGGTAGAACGCATGCTTTCCTCAGAGCGTATAAGCCATGCATATCTTCTTTCCGGCCCATCTGGTGTGGGTAAAACTGCATTTGCGCTTGCGTTTGCCGAAGCCATTAACGGAATTGATCACCTTAGTGACTTAGGAGAGCATAAAACCTCAAAAAAGTCTTCCTGGTTCACCCATCCGGATATCCATGTCTTCATTCCCAAACCAACTTCGGCTAAAACGGAAGAACTAAGAGATCGGCTGGAGTTGCTTTCTAAAGACCCATATGAAATCATCGATTTTTCACAGCGTCCTTCTCTTGATGATGAGTCTTCCAAAAACCTTCAGGCATTTTATCCTATTGATTATTTCCGGGATGATATTCGGCCTATAGCCAAACTAAAGCCCAACGAAGGAAACCGTGCGGTCATCATTCTCACCCAGGTTGAGACGATGCGTAAGGAAACTGCCAATGCCTTTTTAAAACTATTGGAAGAACCTTCTGACCGGCTCATGTTTATCCTGACTACCGAAAGCTATGAAAGCCTCCTTCCTACCATCACTTCACGCTGCCAGCATATTCCTCTTGGGGCTTTGAAAGATAAGGAAGTAGAACAGGGCTTAATTGAAGTGGACGGACTGGAACCGGATGCTGCTGCTTATCTGGCTCGTGTCTCAAATGGTAATTATGCAATGACCCGCTTTTTTGATGTATCTAAACTCAAGGAAAACCGGGAATCAGTTGTTGAGTACTTAAGGATGGCTTTCAGCCAGGATGCAAATGGACTTTCTACCCTGGTTCAGGACTGGCAAAGTTCACATAATATTGAGGGTTTGATTGCTATGACCAATCTGATTGAAATGTACATCAGAGATTTGATGGTCTATCGGGAAACCGGGAATAAAAAATTTGTGACCAATATTGATCAGTTGGAATCGATCCAGAAATTCGTAAAGGCTTTGGATGATGCACGGCTGGAAGAAATGATTACCCATCTGGATGAATTTCGTCCTGCCCTTCGCCAAAATGTAAACCCTAAGCTCATATTTATTGTTTTAGCTCTTAGATTTTCAACCCTAATGAGAGGACTAGATCCCGTCATACCGGATGAAGAAAACTGGAAACATGTACCTGCTTTTGTAGAATAG